TCTAGTACTGGCCAAACGTTTGGTCTGTCAGCTTAATATCCATTTTGAACATTAAGTTTAGCTATATCCATGCCCAATATGTCGtctttttttcattaataatcTCTATTAACGTTGATTATACATTTTTTCTGATGTTAATTCAAAATTGACCTCAAACTTGCTTAGAAAAGTTTTTCGAAAGTTATACGGCGCTTGAAGAGTTGTTGAAAATGAGTGTTCGGCAAATCGAGAGGTGAGGATGGACAAACAATTCTTCAAACGATCATCCACATGGCATCACCTATTACTTTGTTATATCTTGccccttttcttttttaatatgttactttctaaataaaaagaaatattgatatgagGACTTTGAGGACACCAGCTTATTCGAGGCTGATCCCAGGTCTCTCCTCGACCCTTTTTGCtgaagaaataaaacaataccttAAAAATAATAGCATCTGGCcatttattgaaatgtattgtACATTATCATGATATACGTCATGTTCAGTATAGTCTTGCAAGTGTAATGATCTTACAATGTAGAAAGCGAATTACATGACTTATAGCATAACGAACAAAAAAAGTTGTCGAAAATGACAGGCAtacattgtaaacatttgtacatttaGAAGTGAAACCCGAAGACTAAGTATATAATTCTCTCACATTAGATATAATACAATGTCCTTTTGGGAGGatttacatacagtgtaagcTTGGGAGAAGTAAAATGTAGAATATGTATTTGGATATTATTGATATTACCTACAATAAATCTTACCTAATACTAAAAATGTAGAAGAAAAAAACTGGCCATGCTATTATTAGTTTACAATATCTTTAATGCTCAAATTACTTGACCATGACAATTTTTTTCGATAAAACAGAAAACAGCATATATTAACCTCAAGGTCGTATGATGTTTAGATCTTATAGTTGTAGGATAACAGTATAAACAATTGTTTGATAGTTTCACACTTCTGATGGGAAGCGCTTAGCATACTTAAGCAAATGGTCTTTGGTCTTTTAACTTTACTTATTCAAAATATCTCATAGACTGTCTCCAAAATTGCTACAAATAACACACAGTATTTATGAAATCGATTCGTTGGGAAAATTCTATTGTTCCTTCAATATCTTCAATGAATATACTATAGACCTGCCCGCAAAATGACATGAACATCCTATTATTTCCTTTGCTCTGCCACATCATCCAAGTAAATCATCATCGATGCCTATTTTGAATCACGCGATCTTCTATGTTCCCTTCCTTGCACTCTTAGTCAAGTAAAACTATGTTGAGTCAGGAATCCACCATTTGTTCCAATATCTAAATTTCTTACAAGGTATATGCCAAATGACATCATTTTACGAAATAAGAATAAACAACCAATTACAATAAAACTAGTTGTTTACTAAACCGCTTTGACGCCATGTTTCAAGGAAAAATTACTGTCATTTTGCCTtgaaacattgtttataaagttGTTTATACGTGAGATAtctgaaaatcaaaataatgaaaatgtttaaaacgTAAACAATTATAGTATAGCCTTAATTATCATAATATGCTTCAGTTCTACAAAAATatcgacatatatatattactgatttatctgtatttaaatcaaaatgtcattgtGACATCTGTTCCCACCTGTTTACAGAAATATTCTTGAATATCCAAATACCAATCAGATAAAGAAACGTGTTGATTTTCTTATGTTACCGACATTGTAGTGACACGTATGACTCTTATATATCTATGAAGTAAACATAGTTGGCTTAACATTGTTACTCGTGTTTGAATGGTATTATACTTGTTATTCTCAACAAAAGCAACGAACATGTACAATCCCCTGCAATATTGACCGAATTTGCATAATCGTTGATGTGAACTCCCTCGAAGAAGTCTCAATACAGCTGGCGTACGGCCTCGCTTTAGGAAATAACGCATGTGATTACCCCTTGTTGAAAGGTACTATGAGTTGACAGGGTGCAGTTTGTCTGGACATTACAAGAAAAAACTAACCAAAGCAATTTTAGAACTTAATATATGAATCGTAACTTGTCAAAATGTGATGTTGAGTACAAGAAAATTaatttatcttatatattttagtttaaGATTTATAGAAACTCTTCATGTTTTGTTATTGAGcatcatatataaaaaaaaaaaattattatataattaagtcAAGTTAATCTTTCTTGCAAATTGATAAGTAATTGTTAATCAGGAATTGATCATGAATAAGCTTATTGATAAGTAATAGGTAATCAGCTACCGATTCAAATAGGAAGATATTGTTCAGACGTTTTTGATTCAATCTTTCTTGAGTTATGTAACCAGATCTTCGAACAGACCATTTGCATACTCTTGGGAACAAACCGTGCCCCTGTGTTAGCTGACTAAATTTTAGTCATAGAAAGCTGATTATATTGAAGAacttatcagaacaggtaaccTTGAGACGTTGAAAAGTCCTTAGAATTCATCTATATATAGATGGTGTCTTAAAAACATGAATGACCATGTATATGACATATATCCTGTAGACCATGAAATCTAGAACAACACTGACTCTTCAAGATCAGCTGCCTACCTCGATCATTGCTTAAATTGTAAACAGTAGGATAGGATGTgcgtgatgatttcaatttttatttctatataaaaatatcGCTGCATCTCCTACCTACGATGCTTATTTGCCCCACTGGATTCGATGTTGAATTACAGTTGTTCCCAAAGCATTGTATCACGATTCCCGTGGTAGGTATCGACTACTGAAGATGTTGAGGGTTttgcaggttgatgaagaccattaGAATATCTAATGGTCGACTACATGATGTCATTTGGAAACAACCCAATGTGACTGAACTAGGATATACTTAGGTCTATATGGCTTGTGTCGTCGATTAAAGCAGAACGCGCTTACTTTTTTCAGAGCACCTGGTTCTATCGACTTTAAGTTGGAATTgcttattatgtcggtattctttgtgGTTTCAGTCCAAATAATGTTTAAGAAATACGGGTGGGGAGATATAGTGCCACTTTGGTAGCAAGACATATATTTGATAAACGCTCAGAAAATAGCATTGCTCTTCACTCACTTCTATTCAAATAGACCACTGGCAGCCATCCATCACTGTTCATTGCAATTAAAAGACGCATTATTTCAAAAGATCATTAAACCTAAACTTAACAATATAGACGGTCGTTTGCGAACAGAATATATGCTTGATATTGAATTAAACACAATTGTGGGTTAACTCCAACATGGGTTCCTGACACTTTAATCCCCTCGTATCAGGTTTATACTAATTAACTGGTAACACCAGATTTTCCtttgtatttgttatttaaGCCTGTGGCATTATACACAGCTGTTGTGTTTTGCTTGTGTATGGACCCCATCGAATCGTTCACATTTGATACTTTGATGTTTTGACATAAAAATTATGCTAATACAATGTTCTCTCATATTAAGCATTATTTAAGATGTATAAATACATTGAGTTTCTTGTCTCAACATTTACTCCAAGGTTCTAGAACAGGAGAGAATCTAACTGCTTTTCGGACAAGATGTTTGCTTTTAAAGAACTTGTGTTGTTCACACTGCTAGTCATCGTCGGTAAGTTGCCTACAAACtgccaaattttatttttcctttccAGTAATTAATCCAAGTAGAAATTGTTTTTTCGTTAGTGTATTCATAGCCATGTAGTATACACATCATACACTTAAAAATTCAACTCTTTGATTTTTTCTTAATgcaatttgaataattttaccGATTGTTTGCAACATTTTTGcataaatattaatacattCCTTTTTGTggtataatgaaaaaaaattaattaagcgGTACTCGCCATTCCTTATGTGTCTATGAATGCTTTGTTTCCTTATCCGTGTAATGTACACGCCATCTTATAATTGTAGCGTTGGTCTTCATTTAATGACATGTATTAAAACGTTTACACAAAATTAAGATTACCTACAAAGTGATAGCAGTAGATGATGATGTACACGTATGTGTATCCTATAGTTGTGGTATTAGAGGTCCAAATTTGAGTTACCTAACATcaacatatattgaaatattataggtaattattttttcaataatgaCGCTACATCCTGAATCCGTTCGGGTTTTTTTTGATGTTGTGGATATTCTTGTATGCAAAACAGGGAATTAAAAAACATATTGGATATCAATTACGTTTTATAAGCTTGACACATATTATGTAGAATGCACACATTTCAATATAGCAAGTAACAATTATTCTAAAGTTAACTATAAAGCTTGGTTTTCccatgataaaaatgtattgtttgctttacaattcaaaattagatatatattttacagcCGTGGAATGCTCAGAGCGGGAAAAAAGAAGTAAGtatcaaataattttttgaaagattataaagaaattaattttcattcaCTTCTGTCTGAATATTTTTACACTTTTAATAAATTCGATCTTATACCACATGATAACGTAATCAATGGAGCGGTATTTTTTTATGATAGCCACCTGCGGAGCGCATGCGCATTACGATCCTCAAAACAATTGCTGCGTCTGTAATGATGGCTGGGAAGGAGACCCCTTGGTAGCCTGTGAGAGACAAGGTGAGTCGTTATGTCGTTTGGAATTTTTAAgtgtttatttaaataattaaattcgCCAAAACATCTTTCACAAAATAACGCAAAGCACGACACAACGTCTAGACAGGAAAGTCGAACCTAGGTACCCGATACTTTCAAGGAAAAACTGACGACTTGGAGCCAACGAGACTTGTTCCCGTTAAAGTCTTGGGATTATGGGGATATCTTATTAACAACAATGGGATCGGAATTGTATTAAGCTGAATCGACCACTAGGGTTGCCATATTGACCACATGAAAATTGAAACACATGTCATTTAGTGTCCAGGACAGATTAAGTCCTTGGATATACTTCTCGCTCATCTCTAACCGCAGTAAACTCGTTAGTAGTAAATATGAACATGCTAGATTACATACTATCTAATCTGAACAAGTTGATAATTATTTTACTACATTACTTCAATACACCTGGCcagggaaataaaaaaaaacaccataaaacactgttctgattggtccataCTATTTTACGATATCATTAAATGATCACAATTGTTATATACGTTTAACAGCGATGATTTATTCTGATATTTCTCTGATagaaatacagtaaaatatttcTACATAAATGCGACCCGCTGTATATCATCTTAACAGTCCCGATCCAATGATGGTTTTAGGCGTTGGATAAAATGCTTACTTAGATTGTAAATTTATCCGAATAAACCCTGTTATTGTAACTGTAAACTCTGTCGGTTTCAATCTTTTATattctttaattgaattattcGGAATTCCAATCGACGACCATCTTTGGCGTTGTAACTATGCATTAATTGTTTTAGTATTTAAATGATCTCGAAAATTTCCCTCAGAACTTTATAACGATAATGTCATCAGTTTtattaaaacagattaaatCATAATGGTGTAAAATAATATTATCCAATGATTTAACAGAGGAAGAAGAAAGTAGCAACGATGAGGATGATAATGGGGAAACTGACGAAACTTCCGGTGAGTATTACTATGCCAACGTAATTGATTCATGTACTGGTCTGATCTAAATTTCAATATGAGAAAGCAAGCTACTGTTGTCTGATGCGTTAAAATAGCCattgttgaaaatgaaaacgAACGATCAAGGTTtcaattatatatctatattccatcattAAACGTCATGCATTTTAGTTGCTGAGCACAACAGGATAACGATAATTATGTCATGAGAgtaatatttgtttgatattcaaTAAGAAAGCAATACCTTTCATTTTAAGGAAGAATATTTAGAATATACCAAAGCGATAAAAAGACACCAGTAACATACTGTCTTATTCAATTGTGGTTACCTTTGACACAAGAGGACAGTGCCATTTTGACTGAACTTAACTTTACCATGTGAGAAATTTCTGTTGTTATTCGACAAGTTATGCTTCAACTATGAATGAAAAGCAAAGTAGAGATTTGTCAAAAACAACGGTTTTATCAACAATAGTGATTAAAACTTAAATTtcacttgtcaaaattaaacaaaatgtttaatggAGTCGATGTTTATGAATCCTGGTCCCCTTTTGTATTTCgggtttattttaaaaattacgTTCGCCTCTCAAATTCTAAACTTCGGTAAATCACGGATGCCATCTTGAATGACGTCATATGACTACCATTATTGCTCTACCATTTATTATGGTAACATTACCTAAAACATGAACTAACATTGATCGGATCGGTTTTCTTTAGCATTTCTAtcaatataatgtaaaataataatttcgATTTTAACAGAGGAAGACGAAAGTAGCAACGATAAGGATGATAATGGGGAAAGTGACGAATCTTCTGGTGAGTGTATTTATGTACTGGTCTGATATAAATTGTCAaattaattgtttgtttttgactTTTTTCATATAATCAATCATTATTAGCAATGCATTACATAATCAGGGATTGTAAGGTATTGCTGTGAATGTACGTGCTGAGCTGACTTCTCTAAGCGAAGGTGTTTAAGTCAACTCGTCCCGAAGTTGATGTTCGGCTGTGCGTTACCACAATCGGCGTAGTCTACACTTGGTCAAGCTCGCATTATGACGTCTTTTACGCACCCATACCTGTGTGATCGTAGACTACACTTGCCATTGTCGGCAATATAGATATTGAgtttataacattgtatattcgGTCATCTTTCCCAATAATATTGTTATTACCACAGTGATCATAAAGGCTTAATAAAGAtgataaaatcttatatttcactggtaaaatttTTAATAGAGTCGCTGTTTATGAGTTTCAGAGTACTGGTGCATTTTTTGTATCTAgggtatattttataaatttccTACGCTTCTAAATATCTGAAGTCCGATCGATATCACCTTGGATGACGTCATTTTATATCAAAGAATTTGGTTCTACGATTTCTAGATTATCACCAATTTGCTCACAGAAAGTATTAACATTGACGGCATCGGTTTTCTTTAACACTTTCTATCAAAATAATGAAGAATAATAGTTTCTATTAATTTAACAGAAGAAGACGAAAGTAGCAACGATGACGATGCTAATGGGGAAAGTGATGAAGCATCTGGTGAGTATATTTATACCAACATAGTTTGCTTATGTACTAGTCTGATATGaactttcatatgaaattttgGTTACCTTTGACACAAGAGGACAGTGCCATTTTGACTGAACTTAACTTTACCATGTGAGAAATTTCTGTTGTTATTCGACAAGTTATGCTTCAAATATTAATGAAAAGCAAAGTAGCGATTTGTCAAAAACAACGGTTTTATCAACAATAGTGATTAAAACTTAAATTTCACTtgtcaaatataaacaaaatgtttaatggAGTCGATGTTTATGAATCCTGGTCCCCTTTTGTATTTCgggtttattttaaaaattacttTCGCCTCTCAAATTCTAAACTTCGGTAAATCACGGATGCCATCTtggatgatgacgtcatatgacTACCATTATTGCTCTACCATTTATTATGGTAACATTACCTAAAAAATGAACTAACATTGATCGGATCGGTTTTCTTTAGCATTTCCAtcaatataatgtaaaataataatttcgATTTTAACAGAGGAAGACGAAAGTAGCAATGATGAGGATGATAATGGGGAAAGTGACGAATCTTCTGGTGAGTGTATTTATGTACTGGTCTGATATAAATTGTCAaattaattgtttgtttttgcctTTTTTCATATAATCAATCATTATTAGCAATGCATTACATAATCAGGGATTGTAAGGTATTGCTGTGAATGTACGTGCTGAGCTGACTTCTCTAAGCGAAGGTGTTTATGTCAACTCGTCCCGAAGTTGATGTTCGGCTGTGCGTTACCACAATCGGCGTAGTCTACACTTGGTCAAGCTCGCATTATGACGTCTTTTACGCACCCATACCTGTGTGATCGTAGACTACACTTTCTATTGTCGACAATATAGATATTGAgtttataacattgtatattcgGTCATCTTTCCCAATAATATTGTTATTACCACAGTGATCATAAAGGCTTAATAAAGAtgataaaatcttatatttcactggtaaaatttTTAATAGAGTCGCTGTTTATGAGTTTCAGAGTCCTGGTGCATTTTTGTATCTAgggtatattttataaatttccTACGCTTCTAAATATCTGAAGTCCGATCGATATCACCTTGGATGACGTCATTTTATATCAAAGAATTTAGTTCTACGATTTCTAGATCATCACCAATTTGCTCACAGAAAGCATTAACATTGACGGCATCGGTTTTCTTTAACACTttctatcaaaacaatgaaGAATAATAGTTTCTATTAATTTAACAGAAGAAGACGAAAGTAGCAACGATGACGATGATAATGGGGAAAGTGATGAAGCATCTGGTGAGTATATTTATACCAACATAGTTTGCTTATGTACTAGTCTGATATGAACTTTCATAtgaagtatatatttatttttttcagattataAATCGTTAtgatcaatatattatataatgaatgTTTTCCATGAGCATGCTGAAGATATTCTAGTATCATCTGGTAGCACAGTAGCTTGACAAAGCTCTGAAAATTAAGTGATATATCTAACAGATGATTACCAAATTAACAAAATTCTACTGTTACCCTGACATTGACTCTCAGATGAAGATGTTTTCTCCAAAAACCTTCCTTAAATTAAACATCACTTACATGCTAATTGGAAAACTccaatttcaattttaacattAAGTTATTTCACAGATTTCCCGTATTTTGAAAGTATGGATTTTCTTTCTGAAAACCTAGCATTTCTACTATGGAGTAGGTTTGAGACTGGCCAAATTGAATTCTCGAACCAAATACAAATTTTGCATTCTAAGATCCCTCCAGTTCAACATATGTTTACCAATTTTAcggtatatttcatttttagatCTTTAAACACCAATTTATATTCACTGTGTGAAATATAATACGTGAGATACCAAGTTTCTGTGGTTTGGAATTTTGTAATAGCCACAGTTGAAAATTGTAACGATCAAGGTTTCgtcatttaaataattaagtGTTATACATTTCAGTTGCTGTGCATGACAGGGTAACGATACATTATGTCATAAGAGTACAATGTGTTTAATGATAAAGAGAAAATCATTCGTATTGttctatacattttatttcaaggAAGAacatttagaattttttttaaataccaaAACGATAAAAATGTAAAGACATCAGTAACAAAATGTTTCTTGTCTTATTCCGTTGTCGTTACCCTTGACACAAGAAGACAGCACCATTTCCACTTCACAATGTCAGATATTTCTGTTATTATCCAGCAGGTAATGCTTCAATTATGAATAAATAGCAAAGACGTAATTGGTCAAAACCCAAAGTCTTATCAACCATAGCGATCGTTCAATATTCGTATATTACCACAAGGATGATAGAGGCTTAATAAGGATGATAAAATTAGTATATTTCactaatacaatgtaaaaacaTAGTAAAA
This DNA window, taken from Pecten maximus chromosome 3, xPecMax1.1, whole genome shotgun sequence, encodes the following:
- the LOC117322809 gene encoding prostatic spermine-binding protein-like, whose protein sequence is MFAFKELVLFTLLVIVEEEESSNDEDDNGETDETSEEDESSNDKDDNGESDESSEEDESSNDDDANGESDEASEEDESSNDEDDNGESDESSEEDESSNDDDDNGESDEASEEDESSNGEDGNGESDETSGECILVNKVILCTVLV